In a single window of the Gracilimonas sp. genome:
- a CDS encoding thioredoxin family protein — MSATPSTMLEIGTEAPNFTLPSVNGGKLSLSYADQSKGFVVMFICNHCPYVLHIEDELVNVANEYIARGIGFIAISSNDVDKYPQDSPEKMAEKKYPFPYLYDESQEVAKDYKAACTPDIFLFDENRKLVYRGQFDDSRPKKDTPVTGKDLREALDALLDGQQIPEDKQVPSMGCNIKWKPGNAPDYFG, encoded by the coding sequence ATGTCTGCCACACCATCAACCATGCTGGAAATAGGAACTGAGGCACCAAATTTCACTCTGCCAAGTGTGAACGGAGGGAAACTCTCGTTAAGCTATGCCGATCAAAGCAAGGGGTTTGTGGTGATGTTTATCTGTAATCACTGTCCATATGTGCTGCATATTGAGGACGAATTGGTAAATGTTGCTAACGAATATATTGCCCGTGGAATAGGATTCATCGCCATTAGCTCTAATGATGTAGATAAATATCCGCAGGACAGTCCGGAGAAAATGGCTGAGAAAAAATATCCATTTCCGTATCTGTATGATGAATCACAGGAAGTAGCCAAAGACTATAAAGCTGCCTGTACGCCCGATATTTTTCTATTTGATGAGAACCGAAAACTGGTATATCGTGGTCAGTTTGATGACAGTCGCCCCAAAAAGGACACCCCGGTTACCGGCAAAGATCTTCGGGAAGCATTGGACGCGTTACTTGATGGGCAACAAATTCCTGAGGATAAGCAAGTACCCAGTATGGGATGTAACATTAAATGGAAACCCGGAAATGCCCCGGATTATTTTGGATAA